One Vespa crabro chromosome 4, iyVesCrab1.2, whole genome shotgun sequence DNA segment encodes these proteins:
- the LOC124423707 gene encoding plancitoxin-1 — MIICKFKDKMNFLMYIIFLYISSIKCSASIKNGLGCRDNENRFVDWYVLYKIPKLSHSSNPLIRNGSAYMYITSDTVLHSDWNLSVKGIENKTSIPGNTLASLYDNGIAENILSILYNDDPPDGKVIGKYGHAKGIVAADHEQGFWMIHSVPHFPPIPNIMSSQHKNKNNNLIIDALPSNSEYSYPKSGHVRGQSFLCISLKADQLDIVGRQLIYNQIIVYGKNLPNVLSNQYPTLTDAANQIHIKNPPYKNKEIIKSSASLEFVSFAKSSKWQQDLYSDFVAPQLKSNLFVESYLNGPGKLNSNCHGLEVHNVKSVKLQAANIQFESTQDHSKWVVTMNNKKNKSWVCIGDINRANTQYKRGGGTVCLNLFYLWKNYRDSVNDIEPCPKRTISDKIKSLFG; from the exons ATGATTATTTGCAAgttcaaagataaaatgaattttttaatgtatataatatttttatacataagtAGTATAAAGTGTAGTGCAAGTATAAAAAATGGATTAGGATGTAGAGACAATGAAAATAGGTTTGTTGATTG gtatgtgttatataaaattccaAAGTTATCACACAGCAGTAATCCTTTAATAAGAAATGGATCTGCCTACATGTATATAACAAGTGATACTGTACTACATAGCGATTGGAATTTGTCTGTTAAaggtatagaaaataaaacttcTATACCAGGAAATACATTAGCTTCATTGTacgataat GGTATagcagaaaatatattatcgattttatataatgacGATCCACCGGATGGTAAGGTAATTGGAAAATATGGTCATGCAAAAGGTATAGTAGCAGCTGATCATGAACAAGGATTCTGGATGATACACAGTGTTCCACATTTTCCACCAATACCTAACATTATGAGCTCAcagcataaaaataaaaataataatttgataatagaTGCTCTTCCATCTAATTCTGAGTATAGTTATCCAAAATCAGGACATGTTCGTGGACAAagttttttatgtatttctttGAAAGCTGATCAATTGGATATAGTTGGTCGtcaattaatttacaatcAAATTATAGTTTATGGAAAGAATCTTCCAAATGTATTAAGCAATCAATATCCTACTCTTACGGATGCTGCTAATCAGATTCACATTAAAAATCCACCGTACAAGaacaaagagataataaagtcATCAGCTTCATTGGAATTTGTGTCTTTTGCTAAATCCAGTAAATGGCAACAag ATCTTTACAGCGATTTTGTGGCTCCGCAATTGAAAAGCAACTTATTTGTAGAATCGTATTTAAATGGACCAGGTAAATTAAATTCCAACTGCCATGGTTTAGA GGTGCATAATGTTAAATCAGTGAAACTGCAAGCAGCAAATATTCAGTTTGAAAGTACACAGGATCATTCTAAATGGGTTGtaacaatgaataataaaaagaataagtctTGGGTTTGCATTGGAGACATCAATAGGGCT AATACTCAGTACAAGCGTGGCGGTGGGACAGTTTGTctaaatttgttttatctttggaaGAATTATCGTGACTCTGTTAATGATATAGAGCCGTGTCCTAAACGCACTATAAGTGACAAAATTAAGTCTTTATTTGGATGA